The Methylococcus sp. Mc7 genomic sequence GGTGCGAACTCCATCGACCAATGCGTGGGAACGCATTGGCACGGCGCAGCCGCGCGCAGGGCGAGGGCCATGGATGGCCCGAGTGAAAAGCCTGTCGGATTGTAGGCCTGCAAGCAGGTTTTCTGTTCATGCCGGTCGCCGGGAATAGGCATCAAACTCGTCTGCGATCCGATGTCAGTTCAATTCCCAAATCCGGAATCGAACCCGCGTCCGCGTAGTGGTTCAGACAGAGGGTTCGTCGGGTGCGTCGTTTTCGGCGGCAGGGTCGGTGAGCCGCCGAATCGTCAGGGTGCAGCGTTGTTCAATCAGTGCGGTGATTCGCTCAACTACGGCATTCCCGGCAAAGCCTCGTTCAGGGGCAGACTGGAGCTTGCGCGCAGTGGCTGGTAGTGACTTTGCCAATTCCAGAATGCGCCTTTTGGCCTGAGCCTTGGTAAAGCCTACGCCTTCGGCAAACTGCTCCCAGTGCCGCGCCTGGACTTCACTGAACTTGTACTTGCTGCCGATTTTCATCGCCATCTTCGGTGTCATTGCTGGATACACCGCTGTCGAGAGCGTGTCGTAAAACGGTGCCAGAACGGGGGCCTTGCCTGCGTACAGCAGAGAGAAATTCTTGGCGTGCGCATCATGATTGCCGATCAGCGCATTGAAGATTACGTAGTCGAGCAGTCGCAGAACCTGCGGTGCACTGGGGCGTGTCGCACTGCGTACCAGGTCAAAGCACTGAGCCAGATCCGGACCACCTTCATTCTGGTATTTCATTTCAGGCACTACGCCCATCGCCTGGCAGAAATCCTCTTGATGAAGGCGTTGCCGGTGCCCCTGGGCATCGATCAGTCGGTCGTAGCGTTCAACCAGCAGGAACGAGCGATCCAATACCTGGTGAACTTTTGATTTCGCTGGCTTGAGCTGCATGGCGTCAGCCAGTGCCATGCAAAACCCTTCGTTGATCACGCTGTCTTCAACAGCGTGAATGGCGGGTTTCAAGATGTGGGAACTCGGCGTGCCGTTGAGAGGCAGCCCAATGCGGGCACCATCGAAAACCACTGGCAACTTGTCTTGGGCACCAGCCAAGGAAAGTCGCAAGCCGTCTTTGCCTGCCAACATGGGGCGACGCGGCAATTCATCCAGGATGGCAACGACTTCGTCGTCGCTCAGCCATTGAACGTCATCGTTGCGG encodes the following:
- a CDS encoding type II toxin-antitoxin system HipA family toxin: MAHELEVWLFTDRVGTLALVDGRLNFCYAPDWLSHKDAVALSASLPLQAEPFDDRKARPFFAGLLPEGQMRRLIAQQFQVSGQNDFALLDHIGGECAGAVTFLEPGQALPVPTRNDDVQWLSDDEVVAILDELPRRPMLAGKDGLRLSLAGAQDKLPVVFDGARIGLPLNGTPSSHILKPAIHAVEDSVINEGFCMALADAMQLKPAKSKVHQVLDRSFLLVERYDRLIDAQGHRQRLHQEDFCQAMGVVPEMKYQNEGGPDLAQCFDLVRSATRPSAPQVLRLLDYVIFNALIGNHDAHAKNFSLLYAGKAPVLAPFYDTLSTAVYPAMTPKMAMKIGSKYKFSEVQARHWEQFAEGVGFTKAQAKRRILELAKSLPATARKLQSAPERGFAGNAVVERITALIEQRCTLTIRRLTDPAAENDAPDEPSV